From Streptomyces yatensis, one genomic window encodes:
- a CDS encoding S1 family peptidase, which produces MGITADETSSGGTWRVRIRSSVGDVLGAGILLGSETVLTCAHVIPDDGLPVPATEVLVDLVEVPDAAPVPARVADGGWVPQRSDGCGDVALLRLDRPQPAEHAAPLYRLPPVLGRPVWMGGFPKGLDNGHYLRAKTAGRVGPRAEWVGLDPKSPRDVVRKGFSGAGVEDEATRHVIGMVVSRYDDPVGVPSAERLSVSYMIPVETIVRHLPVVHRWLRGDPGVDRPLVSRLTTGVQDIGFAQRLAVWLRREPLTGRPEIADVETVVIEDDDHARYEALSRAITLADRELSGGGPNEAVSAAPHGTVPPLGSVDLAIDVTGRTDTEVALRVADRMDLRSPGDTSPLSRVRANAVPLTIVAVGVDRARDPEALVGFMKLLADRGGRLMLVFRDPHSRGLRLAERLFRPEAARIDGWLDELAARVALAADREHEAAERGARRSSLSDAEDATALRINLTRLRSDPELRSHRIVAKLAAFEHTVRTVAERAEETLRVIEAQQPAVQELKWQLVSYTAMLGSKAESERAELIPLHRAAVRLLATVPCDLPEARRAVDRFVAAVHTPPEGEAP; this is translated from the coding sequence ATGGGCATTACCGCCGATGAGACCTCCAGCGGGGGCACTTGGCGGGTAAGGATCCGGAGTTCGGTCGGTGACGTCCTGGGCGCCGGAATCCTTCTGGGCAGCGAGACGGTGCTGACGTGCGCCCATGTGATCCCCGACGACGGGCTCCCGGTGCCCGCCACCGAGGTGCTGGTCGACCTGGTCGAGGTGCCCGACGCCGCACCGGTCCCCGCGCGCGTCGCCGACGGCGGCTGGGTGCCCCAGCGCTCCGACGGATGCGGCGATGTGGCGCTGCTGCGGCTGGACCGGCCGCAGCCCGCCGAGCACGCCGCGCCGCTCTACCGGCTGCCGCCGGTGCTCGGCCGCCCGGTGTGGATGGGCGGCTTCCCCAAGGGGCTCGACAACGGCCACTATCTGCGCGCGAAGACCGCCGGGCGGGTCGGCCCGCGGGCGGAGTGGGTGGGGCTCGACCCCAAGTCGCCCCGGGATGTCGTCCGTAAGGGCTTCAGCGGCGCCGGGGTGGAGGACGAGGCGACCCGGCATGTGATCGGCATGGTCGTCAGCCGGTACGACGACCCCGTCGGCGTCCCCTCCGCCGAGCGCCTCAGCGTCTCCTACATGATCCCGGTGGAGACGATCGTGCGCCATCTGCCGGTGGTCCACCGCTGGTTACGGGGCGACCCCGGGGTGGACCGGCCGCTGGTCTCCCGGTTGACCACCGGCGTCCAGGACATCGGCTTCGCCCAGCGGCTCGCCGTATGGCTGCGCCGGGAGCCCCTCACCGGGCGCCCGGAGATCGCGGATGTGGAGACGGTGGTCATCGAGGACGACGACCACGCGCGGTACGAGGCGCTCAGCCGCGCCATCACGCTCGCCGACCGCGAGTTGTCGGGCGGCGGCCCCAACGAGGCGGTCTCCGCCGCGCCGCACGGCACCGTACCGCCGCTGGGCAGTGTGGACCTGGCCATCGACGTCACCGGCCGCACCGACACCGAGGTGGCGCTGCGGGTCGCGGACCGGATGGATCTGCGCTCGCCCGGCGACACCTCCCCGCTCAGCCGGGTCCGGGCCAACGCGGTGCCACTCACCATCGTGGCCGTCGGCGTGGACCGCGCCCGCGATCCGGAGGCGCTGGTCGGCTTCATGAAGCTGCTCGCCGACCGGGGCGGCCGGCTGATGCTGGTCTTCCGCGATCCCCACTCCCGTGGACTGCGCCTGGCCGAGCGGCTGTTCCGCCCCGAGGCGGCGCGGATCGACGGCTGGCTGGACGAGCTCGCCGCGCGGGTGGCCCTCGCCGCCGACCGCGAGCACGAGGCGGCCGAGCGCGGGGCGCGCCGCTCGTCCCTGTCGGACGCCGAGGACGCGACGGCCTTACGGATCAACCTGACCCGGCTGCGCTCCGACCCCGAGCTGCGCTCCCACCGCATCGTCGCCAAGCTGGCCGCGTTCGAGCACACGGTCCGGACGGTCGCCGAGCGGGCCGAGGAGACGCTGCGGGTGATCGAGGCCCAGCAGCCCGCGGTCCAGGAGCTCAAGTGGCAGCTGGTGTCGTACACGGCGATGCTCGGGAGCAAGGCGGAATCCGAGCGGGCCGAGCTGATTCCGCTGCACCGGGCCGCGGTGCGGCTGCTGGCCACGGTGCCCTGTGATCTGCCGGAGGCCCGCCGCGCCGTCGACCGGTTCGTGGCCGCCGTGCACACACCGCCGGAGGGGGAGGCGCCATGA
- a CDS encoding serine/threonine-protein kinase → MTDGKRPNGGRPDHSRTGGSRTGGSRTGGDRPDRGGPDREGPRCNRPDCRGEGLGRINARGFCTECGRRALPTAPEPTPPPAQGRTAPPTRPGEALTSESTATTARARRRDVARKFTVRPAGEDPLALPRVELPSLRDLVMDDPHPPSRGQTCGWEGCEEIVGASYAGQPALSRGYCPRCRHPFDFAPRLSPGDLLGDQYRVIGCVGYGGLGWVYLAEDTQLDDQPVAIKGLINNEDEAALRTAVEERRYLTMLDHPGIVRIINYVTQPDPRDETALAGYIVMEFVGGMTLAQIKDHIADAVRPYDGPRLYEHILAYGCLVLRAVGYLHGEKLLYCDLKPSNVMHYEDRVKVIDLGAVRRVGQRDGGPPVITEAFAAPEVLTRGVSALTERHDLFGVGRTLEELSDKATRQAQRPPGLGAESYRRVLARATAADPERRFGSAAEMSEQLWGVLREIHSLRLSREQPQPSTLFAPTSALLDSSLGRIPDLERWLDGEPRPLLASGLPRPEQVPSGLPVPFPDAADPGAALLGVPTDSGPRRLIEQLHAFPRPSAEIRLRTCRAFLELGEREAAAAELAIAVELIGSAAPYDWRLSWHRALLRLAHGAVADARGQFDEVYSALPGEYAPKLALGYCAEHLGDHEAAKRFYEAVWQRNRSQGSAAFGLARLRLAAGDRGGAVDILGGVPKVSRHYDAARIAIVRVLSGRLGHPDALPTAEDLAEVRTRLPRLYLDEGRESGPARDRLTAESLEVTLDWAERQSGAGERRGEPAGRARSRRWVRRGRAAAATEALRRGTEPPSLVYGEWEDESALRAELELTLRRLARQADSPEALGALIDHANAIRPVTRV, encoded by the coding sequence ATGACGGACGGCAAGCGTCCGAACGGCGGTCGTCCGGACCACAGTCGTACGGGCGGCAGTCGTACGGGCGGCAGTCGTACGGGCGGCGATCGTCCGGACCGCGGTGGCCCGGACCGCGAGGGCCCGCGCTGCAATCGCCCGGACTGCCGCGGCGAGGGCCTGGGCCGGATCAACGCCCGGGGGTTCTGCACGGAGTGCGGCCGCAGGGCCCTGCCCACCGCCCCCGAGCCCACTCCCCCACCCGCCCAGGGGCGGACTGCCCCGCCCACCCGGCCCGGTGAGGCCCTGACGTCCGAGTCCACCGCGACCACGGCCCGTGCCCGCCGCCGCGATGTGGCGCGGAAGTTCACCGTACGGCCGGCGGGCGAGGACCCGCTGGCCCTGCCCCGGGTCGAACTTCCCTCGCTGCGCGACCTGGTGATGGACGATCCGCATCCCCCCTCGCGCGGCCAGACCTGCGGCTGGGAGGGGTGCGAGGAGATCGTGGGCGCGTCCTACGCCGGGCAGCCGGCGCTCTCCAGGGGCTACTGCCCGCGCTGCCGCCATCCGTTCGACTTCGCCCCGCGGCTGAGCCCCGGGGATCTGCTGGGCGATCAGTACCGGGTGATCGGCTGTGTGGGGTACGGCGGGCTCGGCTGGGTCTATCTCGCCGAGGACACCCAGCTGGACGACCAGCCCGTGGCCATCAAGGGGCTGATCAACAACGAGGACGAGGCGGCCCTGCGGACGGCGGTCGAGGAGCGCCGCTATCTGACCATGCTCGATCACCCCGGCATCGTCCGGATCATCAACTACGTCACCCAGCCCGACCCCCGGGACGAGACCGCGCTGGCGGGCTACATCGTGATGGAGTTCGTCGGCGGGATGACCCTCGCCCAGATCAAGGACCACATCGCGGACGCGGTGAGGCCGTACGACGGGCCACGGCTGTACGAGCACATCCTGGCCTACGGCTGTCTGGTGCTGCGCGCGGTGGGCTATCTGCACGGCGAGAAGCTGCTGTACTGCGATCTCAAGCCGAGCAATGTCATGCACTACGAGGACAGGGTCAAGGTGATCGACCTCGGCGCGGTGCGGCGGGTGGGCCAGCGGGACGGCGGGCCGCCCGTGATCACCGAGGCGTTCGCCGCCCCCGAGGTGCTGACCCGGGGCGTCTCGGCCCTCACCGAGCGCCATGACCTCTTCGGGGTCGGCAGGACGCTCGAAGAGCTCTCCGACAAGGCCACCCGGCAGGCGCAGCGGCCGCCGGGGCTGGGCGCCGAGTCCTACCGCCGGGTGCTGGCCCGCGCCACGGCGGCCGACCCGGAGCGGCGGTTCGGATCGGCCGCGGAGATGTCCGAGCAACTGTGGGGCGTCCTGCGGGAGATCCACTCGCTGCGGCTGAGCCGGGAGCAGCCGCAGCCGTCCACGCTCTTCGCCCCGACCTCGGCGCTGCTGGACTCCTCGCTGGGCCGGATCCCGGACCTGGAGCGCTGGCTGGACGGGGAGCCGCGCCCGCTGCTGGCCTCCGGGCTGCCCCGCCCCGAGCAGGTGCCGTCCGGGCTGCCGGTGCCGTTCCCGGACGCGGCGGATCCCGGCGCGGCGCTGCTGGGCGTGCCGACCGACAGCGGGCCCCGGCGGCTGATCGAGCAGCTGCACGCCTTCCCCCGCCCCTCCGCCGAGATCCGGCTGCGCACCTGCCGCGCCTTTCTGGAGCTGGGTGAACGGGAAGCCGCGGCCGCGGAGTTGGCGATCGCCGTGGAGCTGATCGGCTCCGCCGCCCCGTACGACTGGCGGCTGTCCTGGCACCGCGCCCTGCTGCGGCTGGCGCACGGCGCGGTGGCCGACGCCCGGGGGCAGTTCGACGAGGTCTACAGCGCCCTGCCCGGGGAGTACGCGCCCAAGCTGGCGCTGGGCTACTGCGCCGAGCACCTGGGCGACCACGAGGCCGCCAAGCGGTTCTACGAGGCGGTGTGGCAGCGCAACCGCTCGCAGGGCAGCGCCGCGTTCGGGCTGGCCCGGCTCCGGCTCGCGGCGGGCGACCGGGGCGGCGCGGTGGACATCCTCGGCGGGGTGCCGAAGGTCTCCCGCCACTACGACGCCGCGCGGATCGCCATCGTGCGGGTGCTGTCGGGGCGGCTGGGGCACCCCGACGCCCTGCCGACGGCCGAGGATCTGGCGGAGGTGCGCACCCGGCTGCCGCGGCTGTATCTGGACGAGGGGCGGGAGTCCGGCCCGGCCCGCGACCGGCTGACCGCGGAGTCGCTGGAGGTGACGCTGGACTGGGCGGAGCGGCAGTCCGGTGCCGGGGAGCGGAGGGGTGAGCCCGCCGGGCGCGCCCGTTCACGGCGCTGGGTGCGGAGGGGGCGCGCCGCCGCGGCGACCGAAGCGCTCCGGAGGGGAACCGAACCCCCGTCGCTGGTGTATGGAGAGTGGGAGGACGAAAGCGCGCTGCGCGCCGAATTGGAGCTGACGCTGCGCCGACTGGCCCGGCAGGCGGACAGCCCCGAGGCGCTCGGTGCGCTGATCGACCACGCGAACGCCATCAGGCCGGTGACCCGGGTCTGA
- a CDS encoding VWA domain-containing protein has product MNEDRRERPHAPGPEGADGGPALTLRVHQNKYLPASAGRTEMHAIVSVRARGLGPAAARTAASEVIVIDCSMSMSWPPTKIAAARRATATAVGILRDGTRFAIVEGTEQAQVVYPFTGGMAVAGPDTKAAAARVAARLPAVGGTAIGSWLDLARRLHLRQPAAIQHTLLLTDGRNEHDPPGYLDKVLDACAPHFTCDARGIGDGWDATELKRIARRLHGRADAVLEDAALAAEFEDLVSASMAKALAGVRIRIRTRAGSRVGFVKQVHPTRVDVTDEGVRPDERTWEWTTKAWGDETREYQVSVLADPRGDPTGEDVELATVELAVEGDTALPPPEPESLLVQWTDDVLLSSRIDPRLAHYDADSELGHAITAGCDAYEAGDRDRARRQWARAVQLAHQLGSEKMLTRLSGLVHIVDAATGEVRIREPIRPLDLNSAIIVSEESVHFVGVDRPGAAAPPAADVICPACGRRSPATAEFCQQCDTPLGAEPGGAT; this is encoded by the coding sequence ATGAACGAGGACCGCAGAGAGCGACCACATGCCCCGGGCCCGGAGGGCGCGGACGGGGGTCCGGCCCTCACCCTGCGGGTGCATCAGAACAAGTACCTGCCCGCCTCGGCGGGCCGCACCGAGATGCACGCCATCGTCAGCGTGCGGGCCCGCGGCCTGGGCCCGGCGGCGGCCCGTACCGCCGCTTCGGAGGTCATCGTCATCGACTGCTCGATGTCGATGAGCTGGCCGCCGACGAAGATCGCGGCAGCGCGGCGGGCCACCGCCACCGCGGTCGGCATACTCCGCGACGGCACCCGTTTCGCGATCGTCGAGGGCACCGAGCAGGCCCAGGTCGTCTATCCGTTCACCGGCGGCATGGCGGTCGCGGGGCCCGACACCAAGGCCGCCGCCGCCCGGGTCGCGGCCCGGCTGCCCGCGGTCGGCGGCACCGCGATCGGCTCCTGGCTGGATCTCGCCCGCCGGCTCCATCTGCGGCAGCCCGCCGCGATCCAGCACACCCTGCTGCTCACCGACGGCCGCAATGAACACGACCCGCCCGGCTATCTCGACAAGGTGCTGGACGCTTGTGCCCCGCATTTCACCTGTGACGCGCGCGGGATCGGCGACGGCTGGGACGCCACCGAGCTGAAGCGGATCGCCCGCCGGCTGCACGGCAGGGCCGACGCGGTCCTGGAGGACGCCGCGCTGGCCGCCGAGTTCGAGGATCTGGTCTCCGCCTCGATGGCCAAGGCGCTGGCCGGGGTGCGGATCCGGATCCGCACCCGGGCGGGCAGCCGGGTCGGCTTCGTCAAGCAGGTGCACCCCACCCGGGTGGACGTCACCGACGAGGGCGTCCGCCCCGATGAGCGCACCTGGGAGTGGACCACCAAGGCGTGGGGCGACGAGACCCGCGAGTACCAGGTGTCCGTGCTCGCCGATCCGCGGGGCGATCCGACGGGTGAGGACGTCGAGCTGGCCACCGTGGAGCTGGCGGTGGAGGGCGACACCGCGCTGCCGCCGCCCGAGCCGGAGTCCCTGCTGGTCCAGTGGACGGACGATGTGCTGCTGTCGTCCCGGATCGACCCCCGGCTGGCGCACTACGACGCCGACTCCGAGCTGGGCCATGCCATCACCGCGGGCTGCGACGCCTACGAGGCGGGTGACCGGGACCGGGCCCGCCGCCAGTGGGCGCGCGCCGTCCAGCTCGCCCATCAGCTCGGCAGCGAGAAGATGCTGACCCGGCTGAGCGGGCTGGTCCACATCGTCGACGCCGCCACCGGCGAGGTGCGGATCCGCGAGCCCATCCGGCCGCTGGACCTCAACTCGGCGATCATCGTGTCGGAGGAGAGCGTCCACTTCGTGGGGGTGGACCGCCCGGGGGCCGCCGCGCCGCCCGCCGCGGATGTCATCTGCCCGGCCTGCGGGCGCCGGTCGCCCGCCACCGCCGAGTTCTGCCAGCAGTGCGACACTCCGCTGGGCGCCGAACCGGGCGGCGCGACATGA
- a CDS encoding ABC transporter substrate-binding protein — translation MSAAKRSGQATATVLGLWMVLLCVVGAGDTSGWQSRGSVSVLASWTGAEGEAFRHLLDTFTRRTGIHVDYQGTTALREVLSSEVGSGTPPDIAVLPSSGELAAYARQRQLTPLNGVIPSHERTAYGQLWTPRLSADGPVYGIAVKADLKSIVWYDHARHRDTLPGLAADGRQWCVGMGDDATSGWPGTDWIEDLLLQQQGRSVYQDWATGGLPWTDPRVKRAWESWGSLFGRDTARTALTTDFREAGSKLFHADPPCALEHQGSFIRSGYPRPERADFTFSRSLLPDADRDSTAREVSGDFAAMFRDTPQAQELMRYLVSADAQRTWGRQTATKSTHPFFANPDVPLDAQGDDTVDRKIAETLRDSASLCLDASDAMPTRMRLAFQRAALTYLSDTTKPPDGLLRSLEKVRQSLRHTPDQPWLSTVCG, via the coding sequence ATGAGCGCGGCGAAGCGGTCCGGCCAGGCCACGGCCACGGTCCTCGGGCTGTGGATGGTGCTGCTGTGTGTCGTGGGCGCCGGGGATACGAGCGGCTGGCAGTCGCGCGGCAGCGTCAGCGTGCTGGCCTCCTGGACCGGCGCCGAGGGCGAGGCGTTCCGGCACCTGCTGGACACGTTCACCCGGCGCACCGGCATCCATGTCGACTACCAGGGCACCACCGCGCTGCGCGAGGTGCTGTCCTCGGAGGTCGGCTCCGGAACGCCACCCGATATCGCCGTGCTGCCCAGCTCGGGCGAGCTGGCCGCCTACGCCCGCCAGCGCCAGCTCACCCCGCTGAACGGAGTCATCCCGAGCCACGAGCGCACGGCGTACGGGCAGCTGTGGACGCCCCGGCTGAGCGCCGACGGGCCGGTCTACGGCATCGCGGTCAAGGCCGACCTCAAGAGCATCGTGTGGTACGACCACGCCCGCCACCGTGACACGCTGCCCGGCCTCGCCGCCGACGGCCGCCAGTGGTGCGTCGGCATGGGCGACGACGCCACCTCCGGCTGGCCCGGCACCGACTGGATCGAGGATCTGCTGCTCCAGCAGCAGGGCAGATCCGTCTACCAGGACTGGGCCACCGGAGGGCTGCCGTGGACGGACCCGCGGGTGAAGCGGGCCTGGGAGAGCTGGGGGTCGCTCTTCGGCAGGGACACCGCGCGCACCGCGCTGACCACCGACTTCCGCGAGGCCGGGAGCAAGCTGTTCCACGCGGACCCGCCGTGCGCGCTGGAGCACCAGGGGTCGTTCATCCGCAGCGGCTACCCCCGACCGGAGAGGGCGGACTTCACCTTCTCCCGCAGCCTGCTCCCCGATGCCGACCGTGACTCCACCGCCCGGGAGGTGTCGGGGGACTTCGCCGCGATGTTCCGTGACACCCCGCAGGCCCAGGAGCTGATGCGCTATCTGGTCTCGGCCGACGCCCAGCGGACCTGGGGCCGGCAGACCGCCACCAAGAGCACCCACCCGTTCTTCGCCAACCCTGACGTTCCGCTCGACGCCCAGGGCGACGACACGGTGGACCGGAAGATCGCGGAAACCCTCCGGGACTCGGCCTCGCTGTGTCTGGACGCCTCCGACGCCATGCCCACCCGGATGCGGCTCGCCTTCCAGCGCGCCGCACTGACCTACCTCAGCGACACCACCAAGCCACCGGACGGGCTGCTGCGCAGCCTGGAGAAGGTGCGCCAGAGCCTGCGCCACACCCCTGACCAGCCCTGGCTGTCGACGGTCTGCGGCTGA
- a CDS encoding MFS transporter has protein sequence MTTVDPTRADESGGSEESTAARIRVPTQRWPAEPTGPGEAEREGGRAASGGLLQRARTALRHPVCASLAAAALLHLLWVALLANSGGDLAAQDAWAEFALQHPDSAYNLAWYGGMHPVSYSVISPYLMAVLGVRSTMVIAGTLSAGLLALLLVRSRVVRRPLWPALYGAFALTCNAISGRVTFGLGAMFGLAAVAVIFAWPRRWRSRRWHHKTGRFILAALLAALSTMSSPVAGLFVGVVAAGLWLTKRRPAAYALGITPALVVGLSAWLFPFSGEQPMTIGSVILPFITGAAVLMCVPRTWPTVRVGAGLYCFGVVLTWVIPSQIGTNISRLGMIFGGVVLIAVLTALRKPPRAELRSTPAGRRWTVLVLALATVTVWQGVKTADDVIHTTPSASWARELAPLVDRLKREKADRGRVEVVPVRSHRESSALAPYVNLARGWNRQRDLDRNPIFYGEDTLTPASYHEWLKRWAVHYVVLPADDPDTAAEQEAKLLGTELPYLRQVWSDANWKLYEVKDPTQIADPPATVQRAGADQLVLSVRSKGPVLIRIPYSPWLGLVDDDGHSVRAPKGEDDRLPVNREGCLTKQTEGGEEGQPEDEWTVLHAPRAGVYRITGKYQLPRGTPCPDEMVP, from the coding sequence GTGACCACCGTGGATCCGACACGGGCCGATGAAAGCGGGGGCTCGGAGGAGAGCACCGCCGCACGAATACGCGTACCCACGCAGCGCTGGCCGGCCGAGCCGACGGGCCCGGGCGAGGCGGAGCGTGAGGGCGGCCGGGCCGCCTCCGGCGGGCTGCTCCAGCGCGCCCGGACGGCCCTGCGCCATCCTGTGTGCGCCTCGCTGGCCGCCGCCGCGCTGCTGCATCTGCTGTGGGTGGCGCTGCTGGCGAACAGCGGCGGTGACCTCGCCGCGCAGGACGCCTGGGCGGAGTTCGCCCTCCAGCATCCGGACTCGGCGTACAACCTGGCCTGGTACGGCGGGATGCACCCGGTCTCGTACAGCGTCATCTCGCCCTATCTGATGGCGGTCCTCGGCGTCCGCTCGACGATGGTGATCGCGGGGACGCTGTCCGCCGGGCTGCTCGCGCTGCTGCTGGTGCGCAGCCGTGTCGTGCGGCGGCCGTTGTGGCCCGCCCTCTACGGCGCGTTCGCGCTGACCTGCAACGCCATCTCGGGCCGGGTGACCTTCGGGCTCGGCGCGATGTTCGGGCTCGCGGCGGTGGCCGTGATCTTCGCCTGGCCGCGCAGGTGGCGGTCCCGGCGCTGGCACCACAAAACGGGACGCTTCATACTGGCCGCGCTGCTGGCCGCGCTGTCGACCATGTCCAGCCCGGTGGCCGGTCTGTTCGTGGGCGTCGTGGCCGCCGGGCTGTGGCTGACCAAGCGGCGGCCCGCCGCGTACGCGCTGGGGATCACGCCCGCGCTGGTGGTCGGCCTGTCGGCGTGGCTGTTCCCGTTCTCCGGTGAGCAGCCGATGACCATCGGGTCGGTGATCCTGCCGTTCATCACCGGCGCCGCCGTGCTGATGTGCGTACCGCGCACCTGGCCGACGGTGCGGGTCGGGGCCGGGCTCTACTGCTTCGGGGTGGTGCTCACCTGGGTGATTCCCTCCCAGATCGGCACCAATATCTCCCGCCTCGGCATGATCTTCGGCGGAGTGGTGCTGATCGCCGTGCTGACCGCCCTGCGCAAGCCGCCGCGCGCCGAGCTGCGCTCCACGCCCGCGGGCCGCCGCTGGACCGTCCTGGTGCTGGCGCTCGCGACCGTCACGGTGTGGCAGGGGGTCAAGACCGCCGACGACGTCATCCACACCACCCCCTCCGCGTCCTGGGCCCGTGAGCTGGCGCCGCTGGTCGACCGGCTCAAGCGGGAGAAGGCCGACCGGGGCCGGGTCGAGGTGGTTCCGGTGCGCAGCCACCGCGAGTCCTCCGCGCTCGCCCCGTACGTCAATCTGGCGCGCGGCTGGAACCGCCAGCGCGACCTCGACCGGAACCCGATCTTCTACGGCGAGGACACCCTGACCCCGGCCAGCTACCACGAATGGCTCAAGCGCTGGGCGGTGCACTATGTGGTGCTGCCCGCGGACGACCCGGACACCGCGGCGGAGCAGGAGGCCAAGCTGCTCGGCACCGAGCTGCCGTATCTGCGCCAGGTCTGGTCGGACGCCAACTGGAAGCTGTACGAGGTCAAGGACCCCACGCAGATCGCCGACCCGCCCGCCACCGTGCAGCGAGCGGGCGCCGATCAGCTGGTGCTGTCGGTCCGCTCCAAGGGCCCGGTGCTCATCCGTATCCCGTACTCGCCGTGGCTGGGCCTGGTGGACGACGACGGCCACAGCGTCCGCGCCCCGAAGGGGGAGGACGACCGGCTGCCGGTCAACCGCGAGGGCTGCCTCACCAAGCAGACCGAGGGCGGTGAGGAGGGCCAGCCGGAGGACGAGTGGACGGTGCTGCACGCCCCCCGGGCCGGTGTCTACCGGATAACGGGCAAGTACCAGCTGCCGCGGGGCACGCCCTGCCCGGACGAGATGGTGCCGTGA